In Populus nigra chromosome 1, ddPopNigr1.1, whole genome shotgun sequence, one genomic interval encodes:
- the LOC133687850 gene encoding NADPH:quinone oxidoreductase-like → MEALAVKPVIKVAALCGSLRKGSFNRGLLRSAIQLSKESVNGMEIEYIDISPLPMLNTDLEVNGTFPPVVEAFRQKILQADSVLFASPEYNFSVTGPLKNAIDWASRPPNCWADKAAAIVSAGGSFGGGRAQYHLRQIGVYLDLHFINKPEFYLNAFAPPAKFDSDGNLIDPPSKERLKEVLLSLLAFTLRLKGQC, encoded by the exons ATGGAAGCATTGGCGGTGAAACCAGTGATCAAAGTGGCAGCTCTTTGTGGGTCTCTTCGTAAAGGTTCTTTCAACCGTGGCCTCCTTCGTTCTG caATCCAGTTAAGTAAAGAGTCAGTGAACGGCATGGAAATTGAGTACATAGATATTTCACCTCTGCCAATGCTTAATACTGATCTTGAAGTCAATGGTACTTTCCCACCTGTTGTTGAAGCTTTCCGTCAGAAGATTCTTCAAGCTGATAGTGTCCTCTTTGCCTCGCCTGAGTACAATTTTTCCGTCACCG GACCTTTGAAGAATGCTATTGACTGGGCATCTAGACCACCAAACTGTTGGGCTGATAAAGCTGCTGCCATTGTAAGTGCCGGAGGAAGTTTTGGTGGTGGACGAGCACAATACCATCTTCGCCAAATTGGAGTTTATCTTGACCTTCATTTCATCAACAAACCTGAGTTTTACTTGAATGCATTTGCACCTCCTGCAAAATTTGATAGCGATGGCAACTTGATTGATCCGCCGTCCAAGGAGAGACTAAAGGAAGTTCTTTTAAGTTTGCTTGCATTCACTTTGCGACTCAAAGGTCAGTGCTAA
- the LOC133694557 gene encoding hydroxyproline O-arabinosyltransferase RDN2-like, whose product MGRASLSVLILLTIGFFFATYNLVAMIMHYRSVGKWSHDDSDGQIFLDPVTEMPEDVKKAKNAKMPFHVALTATDAPYSKWQCRIMYYWYKKKKDLPGSEMGGFTRILHSGKPDNLMDEIPTTVVDPLPAGLDQGYVVLNRPWAFVQWLEKASIEEEYILMAEPDHVFINPLPNLARGGLPAAFPFFYIKPADHENIIRKYYPEEKGPVTNVDPIGNSPVIIKKELLEKIAPTWMNISLKMKRDQETDKAFGWVLEMYAYAVASALHDVQHILRKDFMVQPPWDLATGKNFIIHYTYGCDYNLKGELTYGKIGEWRFDKRSYLGGPMPRNLALPPRGVPESVVTLVKMVNEATANIPNWDTE is encoded by the exons ATGGGACGGGCTTCGCTGTCAGTTCTGATTCTATTGACTATTGGCTTTTTCTTTGCCACATATAATTTGGTTGCCATGATAATGCATTATAGATCTGTCGGGAAATGGTCACATGACGATTCGGATGGTCAGATATTTTTGGATCCAGTCACTGAAATGCCTGAAGACGTGAAGAAAGCAAAGAATGCCAAAATGCCCTTCCATGTTGCCCTAACAGCAACTGATGCTCCTTACAGCAAATGGCAGTGTCGCATTATGTACTACTGgtataagaagaagaaagaccTGCCCGGGTCGGAGATGGGAGGCTTTACACGGATTTTACACTCTGGAAAACCTGACAACTTGATGGATGAGATCCCCACAACTGTGGTTGATCCTCTTCCAGCTGGTCTTGATCAG GGTTACGTTGTCCTAAATAGACCCTGGGCCTTTGTGCAGTGGCTGGAAAAGGCTTCTATCGAGGAAGA ATATATTTTAATGGCAGAGCCTGATCACGTATTTATAAATCCCCTTCCAAATTTGGCACGCGGAGGGTTGCCAGctgcttttccttttttctataTCAAGCCTGCTGATCACGAAAACATCATACGGAAGTATTATCCGGAGGAGAAGGGTCCTGTGACAAACGTTGATCCAATTGGCAACTCTCCTGTAATTATCAAGAAG GAATTGCTAGAAAAGATTGCTCCTACGTGGATGAATATCTCcttgaaaatgaaaagagacCAGGAGACTGATAAAGCTTTTGGATGGGTACTAGAAAT GTATGCATATGCTGTGGCATCAGCTTTACATGATGTGCAGCACATTCTTCGGAAAGACTTTATGGTGCAG CCTCCATGGGATTTGGCAACAGGGAagaattttatcattcattatACTTATGGATGTGACTACAATTTGAAG GGTGAGCTAACATATGGAAAAATTGGAGAGTGGCGGTTCGACAAAAGATCATATCTAGGTGGACCTATGCCAAGAAATCTCGCCTTGCCCCCTCGAGGGGTTCCGGAAAGTGTG GTTACCCTTGTAAAGATGGTCAATGAAGCTACTGCAAACATTCCAAATTGGGACACAGAATAG